Proteins encoded together in one Sceloporus undulatus isolate JIND9_A2432 ecotype Alabama chromosome 4, SceUnd_v1.1, whole genome shotgun sequence window:
- the NSUN2 gene encoding RNA cytosine C(5)-methyltransferase NSUN2 isoform X2, whose amino-acid sequence MGQRKGRERGPGGWPEGGYPEIVKENALFEHYYGTLGIVPQAEWESFMAALREPLPATLRITGYKSHAKEILHCLKNKYFKELENKMVDGQKIEMPQPLNWYPEELAWQTNLSRKVLRKSPELEKFHHFLVSETECGNISRQEAVSMIPPLLLNVQPHHKILDMCAAPGSKTAQLIEMLHADVNVPFPEGFVIANDVDNKRCYLLVHQAKRLNSPSILVVNHDASSIPNLQITTNGKREILFYDRILCDVPCSGDGTMRKNIDVWKKWTTQNSLQLHGLQLRIATRGVEQLAEGGRMVYSTCSLNPIENEAVIASLLEKSEGALELADVSAELPDLKRMPGITKWKVMAKDGQWFEDWKEVPSNRQTQIRPTMFPLKDTEKLKALNLERCLRILPHHQNTGGFFVAVLIKKSHMPWNKRQPKFQHKQPQKTGDVVPVATEQGSSETVEVTVTAKGKDGDSLVNESTEVKKDGVCGPPPSKKMKLFGFKEDPFVFISEEEPLFPAIQTFYALDPLFPKMNLLTRTQEGKKRQLYMVSKEIRNVLLNNSEKLKVINTGIRVWSRNSDGEQFGCAFRLAQEGIYTLYPFINARIVNANIEDVKVLLTEENPFLSKFSNEACSQLKGMANQIPFSVL is encoded by the exons ATGGGCCAGAGGAAGGGCCGAGAAAGGGGCCCTGGG GGCTGGCCTGAAGGTGGCTATCCAGAAATTGTGAAGGAGAATGCATTGTTTGAGCATTACTATGGTACTCTGGGCATTGTGCCTCAGGCGGAGTGGGAGAGCTTCATGGCAGCCCTGCGAGAGCCACTTCCTGCCACCCTCCGCATAACAGGGTACAAGAG CCATGCCAAGGAAATCCTGCACTGTCTGAAGAACAAATATTTCAAGGAATTAGAAAACAAGATGGTAGATGGTCAGAAAATTGAAATGCCACAACCATTAAATTG GTATCCAGAAGAGTTAGCATGGCAAACAAACCTGAGCAGAAAAGTCCTGCGGAAATCCCCAGAGCTAGAAAAATTTCATCATTTTCTTGTCAGTGAAACAGAATGT GGAAACATTAGCCGTCAAGAAGCTGTCAGTAtgattcctccccttcttcttaaTGTCCAGCCTCATCATAAG ATTCTAGATATGTGTGCTGCACCTGGATCTAAGACTGCCCAGCTGATTGAAATGCTGCATGCAGACGTGAATGTTCCTTTTCCAG AGGGATTTGTAATTGCAAATGATGTTGACAACAAGCGCTGCTATTTGCTAGTCCATCAGGCAAAGAGGTTAAACAGCCCATCTATCTTAGTTGTAAATCATGATGCCTCCAGCATCCCTAATTTACAAATAACCACAAATGGAAAAAGGGAAATCCTCTTCTATGATAGAATATTATGTGATGTCCCTTGCAG TGGAGATGGGACCATGAGAAAAAACATTGATGTATGGAAAAAATGGACcactcaaaacagcttacaattaCATGG GTTGCAGTTAAGGATTGCAACACGTGGAGTTGAGCAGCtggcagaaggaggcaggatGGTGTACTCTACCTGTTCATTGAATCCTATTGAAAATGAAGCTGTCATTGCCtctctgctggagaagagtgaag GTGCTTTAGAACTTGCTGATGTCTCTGCTGAGCTGCCAGATCTAAAGAGAATGCCTGGGATTACAAAgtggaag GTAATGGCAAAAGATGGTCAGTGGTTTGAAGACTGGAAAGAAGTCCCTTCAAACAGGCAAACCCAGATCAGGCCCACTATGTTTCCCTTAAAAGATACAGAAAAACTTAAAGCATTAAATTTGGAGCGCTG CCTTAGAATTTTACCCCATCATCAGAATACTGGAGGCTTCTTTGTAGCTGTACTAATTAAGAAATCTCATATGCCATGGAATAAACGCCAACCAAAG TTCCAGCATAAGCAGCCACAGAAGACAGGAGATGTAGTCCCCGTGGCTACAGAACAGGGATCTTCAGAAACTGTTGAAGTAACTGtgacagcaaaaggaaaagatgGAGACTCCTTGGTAAATGAGAGTACTGAAGTGAAGAAGGATGGAGTTTGTGG gcctCCACCTTCtaaaaaaatgaaactttttGGATTTAAAGAAGAtccatttgtatttatttcagaagaagaaccACTATTTCCAGCTATTCA AACTTTTTATGCATTGGATCCTTTGTTCCCCAAAATGAATTTGTTAACTCGTActcaagaaggaaagaagaggcagcTATACATGGTTTCCAAGGAAATAAGGAATGTACTGCTGAATAACAGTGAAAAGCTTAAG gTTATTAACACAGGAATAAGAGTGTGGTCCCGGAATAGTGATGGAGAACAGTTTGGCTGTGCCTTCAGATTAGCACAAGAG GGAATATATACACTTTATCCCTTCATTAATGCAAGGATTGTAAATGCCAATATAGAGGATGTTAAAGTGCTGCTGACAGAAGAGAACCCATTCTTAAGTAAATTCAGTAATGAGGCATGCAGCCAATTAAAAGGGATGG